Proteins co-encoded in one Halorussus lipolyticus genomic window:
- a CDS encoding universal stress protein — protein MTVVVPFDGSELSEAALVRATALGDAFGERVLALTIVPDGDLQYARERNWVGPDEEFDVQTIVGRLHERVAEVAPEADFQHETVGRYASAGTIAGQLRETAKDAGASLVAIGSDNAGHMVTSIHSVGSTVASDEAFDVLIVRRPIPTEDRPEETAGW, from the coding sequence ATGACAGTCGTGGTTCCGTTCGACGGCTCCGAACTCTCGGAGGCCGCGCTGGTTCGGGCGACTGCGCTCGGAGACGCCTTCGGCGAGCGCGTTCTGGCGCTCACCATCGTCCCGGACGGGGACCTCCAGTACGCCCGCGAGCGAAACTGGGTCGGTCCCGACGAGGAGTTCGACGTCCAGACTATCGTCGGCCGACTCCACGAGCGAGTCGCCGAGGTCGCACCCGAGGCCGACTTTCAGCACGAGACGGTCGGTCGGTACGCCTCGGCGGGCACCATCGCCGGTCAGTTGCGCGAGACGGCGAAGGACGCCGGGGCCTCGCTGGTCGCCATCGGGAGCGACAACGCCGGGCACATGGTCACGTCGATACACAGCGTCGGGAGTACGGTCGCGTCCGACGAGGCCTTCGACGTCCTCATCGTTCGTCGCCCGATTCCGACCGAGGACCGCCCGGAAGAAACCGCCGGGTGGTGA
- a CDS encoding universal stress protein, producing MYETVLLPTDGSEAMETVVEHARDVAERRNADVHVLYVVDDRAFLTLDDERVPEVTDELHEEGERATDETAAQFEDVDVTTEIRQGNPADEILSAADDRDADLVVMGTHGADPTRNMLGSVSQKVVTLSSVPVLTVNIAENFDEEPSALDAAIEANDD from the coding sequence ATGTACGAGACGGTCCTGCTCCCCACGGACGGGAGCGAAGCCATGGAGACTGTGGTCGAACACGCCCGCGACGTCGCCGAACGGCGCAACGCCGACGTTCACGTCCTCTACGTCGTGGACGACCGCGCCTTCTTGACCCTCGACGACGAGCGCGTCCCCGAGGTCACCGACGAACTCCACGAGGAGGGCGAGCGTGCGACCGACGAAACCGCGGCCCAGTTCGAGGACGTTGACGTGACCACCGAGATTCGGCAGGGCAACCCGGCCGACGAGATTCTCTCGGCCGCCGACGACCGGGACGCCGACCTCGTGGTCATGGGCACTCACGGTGCCGACCCGACCCGGAACATGCTCGGAAGCGTCTCCCAGAAGGTCGTGACGCTCTCGTCGGTCCCGGTGTTGACCGTCAACATCGCCGAGAACTTCGACGAGGAGCCGTCAGCCCTCGACGCCGCAATCGAAGCGAACGACGACTGA
- a CDS encoding helix-turn-helix domain-containing protein, whose translation MPTAKLHITLPDDVWIAQVSSAHPDAEFRVLAAFPADETGVGLLEITSSDLPSVVADMDDREDIVRLDLQQASEESALVEFETTAPLLLFSVQESGLPLELPFVIEDATAEVELTASRDRLSAFTAQLEAFGMDFDVEYVREMVNSESLLTQRQQELLNTAVDEGYYDTPRECSLTELADEAGVAKSTASETLHRVEEKIVKEYVGS comes from the coding sequence ATGCCGACAGCCAAACTACACATCACGCTCCCCGACGACGTGTGGATTGCACAGGTCTCGTCGGCCCATCCGGACGCCGAGTTCCGCGTGCTGGCGGCTTTCCCCGCCGACGAGACCGGGGTGGGTCTGCTGGAGATTACCTCCTCGGACCTGCCCTCGGTCGTCGCCGACATGGACGACCGTGAGGACATCGTGCGCCTCGACCTCCAGCAGGCGTCCGAGGAGTCCGCGCTGGTCGAGTTCGAGACTACCGCGCCCCTGCTGTTGTTCTCGGTGCAGGAGTCGGGTCTGCCGCTCGAACTCCCCTTCGTCATCGAGGACGCCACGGCCGAGGTCGAACTGACGGCCTCTCGGGACCGCCTTTCGGCGTTCACCGCCCAACTCGAAGCCTTCGGGATGGACTTCGACGTAGAGTACGTCCGCGAGATGGTCAACTCCGAGAGTCTGCTGACCCAGCGCCAGCAGGAGTTGCTGAACACGGCGGTCGATGAAGGGTACTACGACACCCCGCGCGAGTGTTCGCTGACCGAGTTGGCCGACGAGGCCGGTGTGGCGAAATCGACCGCGAGCGAGACCCTGCATCGGGTGGAGGAGAAAATCGTCAAAGAGTACGTAGGGAGTTGA
- a CDS encoding DUF2249 domain-containing protein: MRTDTQQTDVAERAVERTDAPADRPREVLDVRELGPPKPLTETLETLADESDDAVVVQVNDRAPQHLYPKLEDRGYEFETVEDGEAVLTTIWTGEKRDE; the protein is encoded by the coding sequence ATGCGGACCGATACCCAACAAACCGATGTCGCCGAGCGAGCGGTCGAGCGCACCGACGCCCCGGCGGACCGACCGCGGGAGGTCTTGGACGTTCGGGAGTTGGGGCCGCCCAAGCCACTGACCGAGACGCTGGAGACGCTGGCGGACGAGTCGGACGACGCTGTTGTCGTGCAGGTCAACGACCGGGCACCACAGCATCTTTATCCGAAACTCGAAGACAGGGGCTACGAGTTCGAGACTGTCGAGGACGGCGAGGCGGTCCTCACGACGATTTGGACCGGCGAGAAAAGAGACGAGTAG
- a CDS encoding DUF7511 domain-containing protein → MTNTTPANDDDTVPQTDDPLADPAPADRPSPLTAVVVERDDDADECTLYPADADDEDLVTEWITAEEDSYVALDSMR, encoded by the coding sequence ATGACGAATACGACTCCCGCCAACGACGACGATACCGTGCCGCAAACCGACGACCCTCTCGCCGACCCGGCCCCCGCCGACCGGCCGAGTCCGCTCACCGCCGTCGTGGTCGAGCGCGACGACGATGCCGACGAGTGTACGCTCTACCCCGCAGACGCCGACGACGAGGACCTCGTAACCGAGTGGATTACCGCCGAAGAGGACTCCTACGTCGCGCTCGACTCGATGCGATGA